The following proteins are co-located in the Spirosoma montaniterrae genome:
- the menD gene encoding 2-succinyl-5-enolpyruvyl-6-hydroxy-3-cyclohexene-1-carboxylic-acid synthase → MPVLQPIVNIAELLVQQGITDVVVSPGSRSAPLTLAVARHPRLRVRVMADERSAGFVALGMAQQSRRAVAVICTSGSAVYNLAPAVVEAYFQQVPLLLLTADRPHEWLYQQDGQTIDQPRLFGAHVKRSYDLPADYTHADARWFIERSINEAILFSQQTPAGPVHVNVPLREPFYPAADEAFRYEPVRTIDWLRTEATLPAEIWHRLLTEWERSERTLIVVGQHPPDPALLTVLQQISDELGVPVVGEITSNLPRNDLFITQTDTLLAGLTPDVAEALRPNLLITLGNSVLTRNLKTFLRQYPARQHWHLTENPDRLTDAFQSLTTLIPVSPRLFLEKLFADLDYQRFLQGDDDDDSEGFAFRQHWQRADRQARRLVQQTVFGPDVPFTDWSATARVLEALPANSVLHLANSMPVRYANLCGVDARQQISVYANRGVSGIDGCLSTAVGAALQTDRLVTLLTGDVAFFYDRNALWSAPVPPNLRVVLLNNDSGHIFRMIDGPSRQPELETYFETPHGYTAQRTAADASLSYRACDNVDELASLLPDFFLPGDQAKLVEIKTDKLANQHQFATYKASF, encoded by the coding sequence ATGCCCGTTCTGCAACCTATTGTCAATATCGCTGAATTGCTCGTTCAACAGGGCATCACCGACGTGGTGGTATCGCCGGGTTCGCGCTCGGCTCCGCTGACGCTGGCGGTGGCGCGGCACCCCCGGCTGCGGGTGCGGGTTATGGCCGATGAGCGGTCGGCGGGGTTTGTGGCCCTCGGTATGGCGCAGCAGAGCAGGCGGGCCGTGGCCGTTATCTGTACCTCCGGCAGTGCGGTCTATAACTTAGCTCCGGCGGTGGTGGAAGCGTATTTTCAACAGGTGCCGCTGCTGCTGCTGACCGCCGACCGGCCCCACGAATGGCTGTACCAGCAGGATGGACAAACCATCGACCAGCCCCGGCTGTTCGGCGCGCACGTTAAACGCAGTTACGACCTCCCCGCCGACTATACCCACGCCGATGCCCGCTGGTTTATCGAACGCTCGATCAATGAAGCCATTCTCTTCAGCCAGCAAACCCCCGCCGGTCCGGTTCATGTGAACGTGCCCCTGCGCGAACCGTTTTACCCGGCAGCCGACGAAGCGTTCCGGTACGAACCCGTCCGCACGATTGACTGGCTGCGGACCGAGGCTACGCTGCCCGCCGAAATCTGGCACCGGCTGCTGACCGAGTGGGAACGGAGTGAACGGACGCTGATTGTGGTGGGACAACACCCGCCCGACCCGGCCCTGCTGACGGTGTTGCAGCAAATCAGCGACGAACTGGGGGTGCCGGTTGTGGGGGAGATTACCAGCAACCTGCCCCGCAACGACCTGTTTATTACCCAGACCGATACCCTGCTGGCCGGACTGACGCCAGACGTGGCTGAAGCACTGCGGCCCAACCTGCTCATTACCCTCGGCAATTCGGTGCTGACCCGGAATCTCAAAACGTTTCTGCGGCAGTATCCGGCCCGCCAGCACTGGCACCTGACCGAAAACCCCGACCGGCTGACCGATGCGTTCCAGAGTCTGACCACCCTTATTCCGGTGTCGCCCCGGCTGTTTCTGGAAAAACTGTTCGCCGACCTGGATTACCAGCGGTTTTTGCAGGGCGACGATGACGACGATTCGGAAGGATTCGCCTTTCGGCAACACTGGCAGCGCGCCGACAGGCAGGCACGGCGGCTGGTGCAGCAAACCGTTTTCGGCCCCGATGTTCCATTCACCGACTGGTCGGCTACGGCGCGGGTGCTGGAAGCCCTGCCCGCTAACTCGGTGCTGCATCTGGCTAATAGTATGCCGGTACGTTATGCCAACCTCTGCGGGGTAGATGCCCGCCAGCAAATCAGCGTATACGCCAACCGGGGCGTCAGCGGCATCGATGGGTGTTTGAGCACCGCCGTAGGAGCCGCCCTCCAGACCGACCGGTTAGTGACGCTGCTGACAGGCGACGTTGCCTTTTTCTACGACCGCAACGCGCTGTGGTCGGCACCAGTGCCACCCAATCTGCGGGTCGTGCTGCTCAACAACGACAGCGGGCATATTTTCAGGATGATCGACGGCCCCAGCCGACAGCCGGAATTAGAAACGTATTTTGAAACCCCCCACGGCTATACCGCCCAACGCACTGCCGCCGACGCCAGCCTGAGCTACCGGGCGTGCGATAACGTAGATGAACTGGCTTCCCTCCTCCCCGACTTTTTCCTGCCCGGCGATCAGGCGAAACTGGTAGAAATCAAAACCGACAAATTGGCGAACCAACACCAGTTCGCAACCTACAAAGCGAGCTTTTGA
- a CDS encoding molybdopterin-dependent oxidoreductase, with translation MAIQTHYRACNLCEAICGLEITYRTDAGRNEVISIAGDKNDPFSRGHVCPKAVALKDIYEDPNRLKHPLKRIVAPDGTIDWQPIGWEQALAEVADRLKEIRAAHGPNAIGFYAGNPSVHNSGTFLSAPGFVKALGTRAVFSASSVDQFPHHFAAWQLFGHPLLLPIPDIDHTDYWLIIGGNPIASNGSIMTAPDVANRLRAIQQRGGRVVVIDPRRTETAHRASEHHFIRPGTDVFLLLAMVQTLFADQLVRLGRLAGVIDGLETLQTAVAGFTPEAVASQTGLDPVVIRRLAHELAQTGRAVCYGRVGVSVQAFGGLCLWLINVINLLTGHLDEPGGMLFTSPAIDILGRAQPYTKYDRFRSRVSGRPEFMGELPVACLAEEILTEPERDGDTRIRAMVTSCGNPVLSTPNGGQLDRAFAQLDLMVSVDIFINETTRHAHYILPPATGLETAHYDLTFHGLAIRNTTRYSEPLFDKAPDARYDWAIFEELRLRLETDEYDPATAPAPTDPAHKIDLGLRYGPYGQPATGDEPTTGPARPGLSLQTLLAHPHGIDLGPLRPQLPMRLLTANKRIDVATAPFLADLDRARTVLRQTSQSETGTFQLISRRHLRDNNSWMHNVHRLVKGPNRCTLELNPQDAESLGITTGDRVRVRSRVGVVELPAAVTADMMPGVVSMPHGYGHHRAGVRLAVAQQHAGVSINDLTDETEVDELTGNAALSGVAVTVERVG, from the coding sequence GTGGCGATTCAAACCCATTACCGGGCCTGCAACCTGTGCGAAGCCATCTGCGGACTGGAAATCACGTACCGTACCGATGCGGGCCGTAACGAAGTCATCAGCATTGCGGGGGATAAAAACGACCCCTTCAGCCGGGGGCACGTCTGCCCCAAGGCCGTGGCCCTGAAAGATATTTACGAAGACCCCAACCGGCTGAAACACCCGCTCAAACGCATCGTAGCCCCCGACGGCACCATCGACTGGCAACCCATTGGCTGGGAGCAGGCACTGGCCGAGGTGGCAGACCGGCTCAAGGAGATTCGGGCGGCTCACGGTCCCAATGCCATTGGCTTCTACGCCGGCAACCCGTCTGTCCATAACTCCGGCACGTTTCTGTCGGCTCCCGGTTTCGTAAAAGCCCTCGGTACGCGTGCTGTGTTCTCGGCGTCGTCGGTCGATCAGTTTCCGCATCATTTTGCCGCGTGGCAGTTGTTCGGGCATCCGCTGCTGCTGCCCATCCCCGACATCGACCATACCGATTACTGGCTCATCATCGGCGGCAACCCCATTGCCTCGAACGGCAGCATCATGACCGCCCCCGATGTTGCCAACCGGCTGCGGGCCATTCAGCAGCGGGGCGGCAGGGTAGTGGTTATCGACCCGCGCCGGACCGAAACCGCCCACCGGGCCAGCGAACACCATTTCATCCGCCCCGGCACCGACGTGTTTCTGCTGCTGGCTATGGTACAGACGCTCTTTGCCGACCAACTCGTCCGGCTGGGCCGACTGGCGGGGGTAATCGATGGGTTAGAGACGCTGCAAACCGCCGTAGCCGGGTTTACGCCCGAAGCCGTAGCTTCGCAGACGGGGCTGGACCCGGTCGTGATTCGGCGGCTGGCGCATGAGCTGGCTCAAACGGGGCGGGCAGTCTGTTATGGTCGGGTAGGGGTGTCGGTGCAGGCATTCGGCGGGCTTTGTCTGTGGCTCATCAACGTCATCAACCTGCTGACGGGCCACCTCGACGAACCGGGTGGGATGCTGTTTACCTCGCCAGCTATCGACATACTGGGCAGGGCGCAGCCGTACACCAAATACGACCGGTTCCGGAGCCGGGTCAGCGGTCGGCCCGAGTTCATGGGCGAACTGCCTGTGGCGTGTTTAGCCGAGGAAATCCTGACCGAACCCGAACGCGACGGCGACACCCGCATCCGGGCGATGGTGACAAGCTGCGGCAATCCGGTTTTGTCGACACCCAACGGCGGGCAGTTGGATCGGGCGTTCGCGCAACTCGATCTGATGGTATCGGTCGATATTTTCATCAACGAAACCACCCGCCACGCGCACTACATTCTGCCCCCCGCCACCGGGCTGGAAACGGCCCATTACGACCTGACTTTCCACGGGCTTGCCATTCGGAACACCACCCGCTACTCCGAGCCGTTGTTCGACAAAGCACCGGACGCCCGATACGACTGGGCAATTTTCGAGGAACTCCGACTGCGATTGGAGACCGACGAGTACGACCCGGCTACGGCCCCGGCACCCACTGACCCGGCCCATAAAATCGACCTCGGCCTGCGCTACGGACCCTATGGACAACCTGCCACGGGCGATGAGCCAACCACCGGCCCAGCCAGACCGGGGCTGTCGCTGCAAACCCTGCTGGCGCATCCGCACGGCATCGACCTCGGCCCGCTGCGTCCGCAACTGCCCATGCGGCTACTGACCGCCAACAAACGCATCGACGTGGCAACGGCCCCCTTCTTAGCCGACCTCGACCGCGCCAGAACCGTACTTCGGCAGACAAGCCAGTCGGAAACCGGCACGTTTCAACTCATCAGCCGCCGACACCTGCGCGATAACAACTCGTGGATGCACAACGTACATCGGTTAGTAAAAGGCCCCAACCGGTGTACGTTGGAACTTAATCCGCAGGATGCGGAGTCATTAGGGATCACCACCGGCGACCGGGTTCGGGTTCGTTCGCGGGTGGGGGTGGTGGAGTTACCGGCAGCGGTCACGGCGGATATGATGCCGGGGGTGGTGTCGATGCCGCACGGCTACGGGCACCACCGCGCCGGAGTTCGGCTGGCCGTAGCGCAGCAGCATGCAGGCGTCAGCATCAACGACCTCACCGACGAAACCGAAGTAGACGAACTTACGGGCAACGCGGCTTTATCAGGAGTAGCCGTAACAGTCGAGCGAGTGGGTTGA
- a CDS encoding VOC family protein, whose protein sequence is METVSPNIFVTDIKQTIDFYKQLGFNVVATVPEQGDIVWAMMTCGNVTFMFQTFDSLGNDLPVISRQNGGSLLLYIQTTEIRKFFDQIKDNVNVVKGLEKTFYGATEFSIEDNNGYLLTFAEDEK, encoded by the coding sequence ATGGAAACAGTATCACCAAACATTTTTGTAACCGACATCAAACAGACGATTGACTTTTACAAACAATTAGGCTTTAACGTTGTTGCGACAGTTCCCGAACAAGGCGACATTGTTTGGGCAATGATGACTTGCGGAAACGTAACGTTTATGTTTCAGACTTTTGACAGTTTAGGCAACGACCTGCCAGTGATTTCAAGACAAAACGGTGGCTCATTGCTTTTGTACATTCAGACAACTGAAATCAGAAAATTTTTTGACCAGATAAAAGACAACGTAAACGTGGTTAAAGGACTTGAAAAAACATTTTACGGTGCGACAGAATTTTCGATAGAAGATAATAACGGTTATTTGCTGACTTTTGCCGAAGATGAAAAATAA
- a CDS encoding helix-hairpin-helix domain-containing protein — translation MKNKTTIKLPLTDIEKANLRKNKIKIANIPDFATDELEVLLNATTERVKEIYALAEFQTVPSVGIKFAEDLVFLGYYSLNELKQKDGAKLTDEYEQKKGYWIDPCVEDQFRLIVNFANTNDTKKTWWDFTEERKKFRTENGYPKSRPQKAWFETSGFERKDDKGSH, via the coding sequence ATGAAAAATAAAACAACCATAAAACTTCCGCTGACGGACATTGAAAAAGCAAATTTGAGAAAGAATAAAATCAAAATTGCTAACATTCCTGACTTCGCAACTGACGAATTGGAAGTGTTGTTAAACGCTACAACTGAACGGGTAAAAGAAATTTATGCGTTAGCAGAATTTCAAACCGTTCCGTCAGTCGGAATAAAGTTTGCCGAAGACCTTGTGTTTTTAGGTTATTATTCACTCAACGAACTAAAACAAAAAGACGGGGCTAAACTCACAGACGAATACGAACAGAAAAAAGGTTATTGGATTGACCCTTGCGTTGAAGACCAATTTAGATTAATCGTGAATTTTGCAAACACAAATGACACGAAAAAGACGTGGTGGGACTTTACCGAAGAACGAAAAAAGTTTCGCACTGAAAACGGTTATCCAAAAAGCAGACCTCAAAAAGCGTGGTTTGAAACATCAGGATTTGAACGAAAAGACGATAAAGGCAGCCACTAA